One part of the Caproiciproducens sp. CPB-2 genome encodes these proteins:
- the leuA gene encoding 2-isopropylmalate synthase, producing MFEGCKKYIPFQPISLPDRQWPDKVITKAPVWCSVDMRDGNQALIDPMNLEEKLLYFQTLVDVGFKEIEIGFPAASETEYEILRALIEQNRIPDDVTIQVLVQARPHLIYKTFEAIKGAKNVIVHFYNSTSTLQRKVVFRTDMQGVIDIAVEGAKLIKELTDEEIGKSGANIRYEYSPESFSGTEIDNSVLICEKVMEVLGSTPENRLILNLPNTVEMSTPNCYADQIEYFCRHLKNRESVVISLHPHNDRGTATAATELGLMAGAERVEGTLFGNGERTGNADVMVVAMNMYSQGVDPGLDFSNMRAVQEVFEKCTKMKIHERHPYVGDLVFTAFSGSHQDAIKKGVEYMAKNGGGYWEVPYLPIDPADVGREYEPIIRINSQSGKGGAAFVMQQSFGYELPKAMHPEFGTMVKAACDEAGRELQPDEIFGIFRREFLEVNAPYNLKQYKLYEENDISGDTQVHFDGVIRFRHEDHAISASGNGPVSAFFNALKSVGITDYQFVSYREHAISSGADSKAVSYIQLTAPDGSPAFGVGVDNNISLASIKGIICAINRTKNAAVKES from the coding sequence ATGTTTGAAGGCTGCAAAAAGTATATTCCGTTTCAGCCGATCAGCCTGCCGGACCGCCAATGGCCCGACAAAGTCATTACGAAAGCGCCGGTCTGGTGCAGCGTGGATATGCGGGACGGCAATCAGGCCCTGATTGACCCGATGAATCTCGAGGAAAAGCTGCTGTATTTCCAGACCCTTGTGGATGTCGGGTTCAAGGAGATTGAAATCGGTTTTCCGGCCGCGTCGGAGACGGAGTACGAAATCCTCCGCGCGCTGATTGAGCAAAACCGGATTCCGGACGACGTGACCATCCAGGTGCTGGTCCAGGCAAGGCCGCATTTGATTTATAAGACCTTTGAAGCGATCAAGGGCGCGAAGAACGTCATCGTCCATTTTTATAATTCCACCTCCACTTTGCAGCGCAAGGTGGTTTTCCGCACCGACATGCAGGGCGTTATCGATATTGCCGTGGAGGGCGCCAAGCTGATCAAGGAACTCACCGACGAGGAAATCGGGAAGAGCGGCGCGAATATCCGCTATGAATATTCCCCGGAAAGCTTCTCGGGGACCGAGATCGACAATTCCGTGCTGATCTGCGAAAAGGTGATGGAGGTGCTCGGCTCCACGCCGGAGAACAGGCTGATTCTGAACCTGCCCAATACGGTCGAGATGAGCACCCCGAACTGCTACGCCGACCAGATCGAATATTTCTGCCGGCATCTGAAAAACCGCGAAAGTGTCGTTATCAGTCTGCACCCTCACAACGACCGCGGCACCGCCACGGCGGCGACCGAGCTGGGCCTGATGGCGGGCGCGGAAAGGGTGGAGGGCACCCTTTTCGGCAACGGAGAACGCACCGGGAACGCGGATGTGATGGTGGTCGCCATGAACATGTACTCCCAGGGAGTGGACCCCGGACTCGATTTCTCCAACATGCGCGCCGTTCAGGAGGTCTTTGAAAAATGCACCAAGATGAAGATCCACGAACGCCATCCCTATGTGGGCGATCTGGTGTTCACGGCGTTTTCCGGCTCCCATCAGGACGCGATCAAAAAGGGCGTCGAGTATATGGCGAAAAACGGCGGCGGCTACTGGGAAGTGCCGTATCTGCCGATCGACCCCGCCGACGTCGGCCGCGAGTACGAGCCGATCATTCGCATCAACAGCCAGTCCGGCAAGGGCGGCGCCGCGTTTGTGATGCAGCAGAGCTTCGGCTACGAGCTGCCCAAAGCGATGCATCCCGAATTCGGTACGATGGTCAAGGCCGCCTGCGACGAAGCGGGCCGCGAGCTTCAGCCCGATGAGATTTTCGGCATTTTCCGCAGGGAATTTCTCGAAGTCAATGCCCCGTACAATCTCAAGCAGTATAAGCTTTACGAGGAAAACGATATCAGCGGGGACACACAGGTCCATTTCGACGGAGTGATCCGATTCCGGCACGAGGACCATGCCATCAGCGCCAGCGGAAACGGGCCCGTCAGCGCATTCTTTAACGCGCTCAAATCCGTCGGCATCACCGACTACCAGTTCGTTTCCTACCGTGAGCACGCCATTTCCAGCGGCGCGGACAGCAAGGCGGTTTCCTATATTCAGCTGACCGCGCCGGACGGCAGCCCGGCCTTCGGCGTAGGCGTCGACAACAATATCAGCCTTGCTTCCATCAAAGGCATCATCTGCGCGATCAACCGCACAAAGAATGCCGCCGTAAAAGAATCTTAA
- a CDS encoding AzlC family ABC transporter permease — MEMHGTEALTFKKGLKDGLPICLGYISVSFTFGMMATQGGLPLWAVMLITMSNMTSAGQFAGTELILSGGHYIELVVTTFVINIRYMLMSLSLSQKVDGAMTSLQRLVLSFGVTDEIFAVAMKQDGSIGARYLLGLILTPYTGWTLGTLLGGTATGLLPVSVRTALGIAIYGMFIAIIIPPAKHTRPISLAIAIAVVLSCLFRWTPFLNRISGGWVIILCAVIASAYAALRYPVDDPEVQE, encoded by the coding sequence ATGGAAATGCACGGAACAGAGGCTTTGACATTTAAAAAGGGCCTGAAAGACGGACTGCCGATCTGCCTGGGGTATATCAGCGTTTCCTTTACGTTTGGAATGATGGCGACGCAGGGCGGGCTGCCGCTTTGGGCGGTGATGCTGATTACCATGAGCAACATGACCAGCGCGGGGCAGTTTGCCGGGACCGAGCTGATTTTGTCGGGAGGGCATTACATAGAGCTTGTCGTAACCACTTTTGTCATCAACATCCGCTATATGCTGATGTCCCTTTCCCTTTCCCAAAAAGTGGACGGTGCCATGACCTCTTTGCAGCGGCTGGTCCTTTCCTTCGGCGTAACCGATGAAATTTTCGCCGTCGCCATGAAGCAGGACGGAAGTATCGGCGCGCGGTATCTTCTGGGGCTGATTCTGACTCCTTACACCGGCTGGACGCTGGGGACCCTGCTCGGCGGCACCGCTACCGGCCTGCTGCCGGTCAGCGTCCGCACCGCGCTGGGCATCGCGATCTACGGGATGTTCATCGCCATTATCATTCCGCCCGCAAAGCATACGCGCCCCATTTCCTTAGCCATCGCCATCGCGGTGGTTTTAAGCTGCCTTTTCCGGTGGACGCCCTTCCTGAACCGGATTTCCGGAGGATGGGTCATCATCCTCTGCGCGGTGATCGCGTCGGCCTATGCCGCGCTGCGTTACCCTGTGGACGACCCGGAGGTGCAGGAATGA
- a CDS encoding DUF1934 domain-containing protein, giving the protein MLENYLISIKGRQKIDNETGEVELTTLGSYVKKGNSQYIVYKEYDADNNNAVQTSVLKVDGSSKVTLMRGGTDSTRLILESGKRHLCQYDTGFGNMMVGVFTSRVKSSLGELGGNLEVNYTLDINSNLSSLNELFITVKEANKKDVKNSVAGDQ; this is encoded by the coding sequence ATGCTGGAAAATTACCTGATTTCCATTAAAGGCCGGCAGAAAATAGACAACGAAACCGGCGAAGTCGAACTGACCACCCTTGGTTCGTATGTAAAAAAGGGCAACAGCCAATATATCGTGTATAAGGAATACGACGCGGACAACAACAACGCGGTGCAAACCTCCGTTCTGAAGGTGGACGGCAGCTCAAAAGTAACCCTGATGCGCGGCGGAACCGACAGCACCCGCCTGATTCTGGAAAGCGGGAAGCGGCACCTCTGCCAGTACGACACGGGCTTTGGAAATATGATGGTGGGTGTTTTCACCAGCAGGGTAAAATCCAGTCTCGGAGAATTGGGCGGAAATCTGGAAGTCAACTATACGCTGGATATCAATTCCAATTTATCGAGCTTAAACGAACTCTTCATTACGGTCAAGGAGGCAAATAAAAAAGATGTCAAAAATAGTGTTGCAGGCGACCAGTGA
- a CDS encoding homocysteine S-methyltransferase family protein — MSFPFHLPLLLDGATATNLAAAGMPGGVCVEKWILENPERLTKLQSGFIEAGAQAVYAPTFGANRACLSSYGLEAEVADINQKLVTLSQSVAKPAGLLVGGNVCPTGLFVPPFGESDFDDIYDIYREQIRALDDAGVDFIAIETQTSLADMRAAVLAARTTNLPVFVTITVDESGHTLTGGSLLPAVITLQAMGADAIGLNCSFGPEHMLEHVEQVAPHISVPIIAKPSTGVPMWNSPENSGNLSPDEFAARMRRLMDAGARIVGGCCGCTMEHLKALAQVAKEFGPPEIPEEPDCYAAANEREAFFLGDDIVFSEPIACTSSLGEDLIDLDDEQVTAALVMVSSLDDAMLLSENSTMTRLPIAVYCDSLPVLDAALRYFQGRLIVDSACPIETDLIEPLAAKYGAIVY; from the coding sequence ATGAGTTTCCCTTTTCATCTTCCCCTGCTGCTGGATGGCGCTACGGCCACGAATCTGGCCGCCGCCGGAATGCCGGGCGGCGTTTGTGTGGAAAAATGGATTCTGGAAAATCCCGAAAGGCTCACAAAGCTGCAAAGCGGCTTTATCGAAGCGGGCGCACAGGCGGTCTATGCGCCGACCTTTGGCGCAAACCGGGCCTGCCTGAGCAGCTACGGTCTGGAAGCGGAAGTCGCGGACATCAATCAGAAGCTGGTAACGCTTTCCCAAAGCGTTGCGAAGCCCGCCGGGTTGCTGGTGGGCGGGAACGTCTGCCCCACCGGCCTGTTCGTACCGCCGTTCGGCGAATCGGATTTTGACGACATCTATGACATTTACCGCGAACAGATCCGTGCGCTGGACGACGCGGGGGTCGATTTTATCGCGATCGAAACGCAGACCTCGCTCGCCGACATGCGCGCGGCGGTGCTTGCCGCCAGAACGACCAATCTGCCGGTTTTCGTGACCATCACCGTGGATGAAAGCGGACACACCCTCACGGGAGGAAGTCTTCTGCCCGCGGTGATCACCCTTCAGGCCATGGGGGCGGACGCCATCGGCCTGAACTGCTCCTTTGGGCCGGAGCACATGCTGGAGCATGTGGAACAGGTTGCCCCGCATATCAGCGTTCCGATCATCGCCAAGCCGAGCACCGGGGTACCTATGTGGAATTCTCCGGAAAACAGCGGAAACCTCTCCCCTGATGAATTCGCCGCCCGGATGCGCAGGCTGATGGATGCGGGAGCGAGGATTGTCGGGGGCTGCTGCGGCTGTACCATGGAGCATCTGAAAGCATTGGCGCAGGTGGCAAAGGAGTTCGGCCCGCCGGAAATTCCGGAAGAACCGGACTGCTACGCCGCCGCAAATGAACGGGAAGCGTTTTTTCTGGGGGACGACATCGTATTCAGCGAACCGATCGCCTGTACCAGCTCGCTCGGCGAAGACCTGATCGATCTGGACGACGAGCAGGTTACCGCGGCGTTAGTGATGGTCAGCAGTCTGGACGACGCGATGCTGCTGAGCGAAAACAGCACGATGACGCGCCTGCCCATTGCCGTGTACTGTGACAGCCTGCCGGTGCTCGACGCGGCGCTCCGGTATTTTCAGGGCCGGCTGATCGTCGATTCTGCCTGCCCGATTGAAACCGACCTGATCGAGCCGCTCGCGGCGAAATACGGCGCGATTGTTTATTAA
- a CDS encoding AzlD domain-containing protein, protein MNYPRILICTFLMALVTYIIRMLPLAIFRKKIHNRFIRSFLAYVPYAVLAAMTFPEILYSTGNPYSAVFGLAAALVLAYKGKGLLTVALGSTAVVFVVEQIMNFFT, encoded by the coding sequence ATGAATTACCCGAGAATTTTGATCTGTACCTTCCTGATGGCGCTGGTCACCTATATCATCCGCATGCTTCCGCTGGCGATCTTCAGGAAGAAGATTCACAACCGTTTTATCCGGTCGTTTCTGGCTTATGTGCCTTACGCCGTGCTTGCGGCCATGACCTTCCCCGAAATTCTGTACTCCACGGGGAATCCGTATTCCGCGGTGTTCGGCCTTGCCGCGGCCCTCGTCCTTGCGTATAAGGGAAAAGGCCTTCTTACCGTTGCGCTTGGCTCCACCGCCGTTGTTTTTGTTGTGGAACAGATCATGAACTTCTTTACATAA
- a CDS encoding deoxycytidylate deaminase — protein sequence MNRTDKENYYLDIAETVSERGTCLRRNFGAIIVQHDEIVSSGYTGAPRGRRNCIDTGVCVRETLGVPRGERYELCRSVHAEANAIISASRRDMIGSTLYLVGKDAKTGGYVENASPCSMCKRLIINAGITRVVARNTKNTFSSVYVQEWVDNDESLSGKFGY from the coding sequence ATGAACCGTACGGACAAAGAAAATTATTACCTTGATATTGCTGAAACCGTGTCGGAGCGCGGTACCTGTCTGCGCCGGAATTTCGGCGCGATTATCGTCCAGCATGACGAGATCGTATCGTCCGGATACACGGGGGCGCCCCGCGGCCGCCGCAACTGTATCGATACCGGCGTCTGTGTGCGCGAAACGCTGGGGGTTCCGCGCGGGGAACGCTACGAGCTTTGCCGCTCCGTCCATGCGGAGGCCAACGCCATTATCAGCGCCTCCCGCCGCGATATGATCGGCAGCACGCTGTATCTGGTGGGAAAGGACGCCAAGACGGGCGGATACGTGGAAAACGCTTCCCCCTGTTCCATGTGCAAAAGGCTGATTATCAATGCCGGCATCACGCGCGTGGTTGCGCGGAACACGAAAAACACCTTCTCCTCCGTTTATGTGCAGGAATGGGTGGACAACGACGAATCCCTGAGCGGGAAATTTGGATACTGA
- the argS gene encoding arginine--tRNA ligase, with translation MSKIVLQATSELKSAILRAVEKAQAAGGLPQGETPPFSIEVPADRSHGDWATNAAMVSAKAFRLAPRKIAQLITEHIALDGTFFDRFEIAGPGFINFFLNQRFYSEVLKDITQSGASYGRSDFGKKEKIMVEFVSANPTGPMHMGNARGGALGDCLAAVLDAAGYDVWREFYVNDAGNQIEKFGASLAARYLQLFQGEDAVEFPEDGYHGDDIRERAAEFAKEHGDSYVGAGPKELKKALVDFALPKNIAKMQADLKKYGIVYDEWFLESRLHNDGELEETIQILKEKGLTYDKDGALWYRATNFGVEKDEVLVRQNGNPTYFAADIAYHRNKFAKRGFDRCIDVWGADHHGHVARMKGAMDAVGLDGSKLNVVLIQLVRLVKGGEVVRMSKRTGKAIQLADLLDEVPVDAARFYFNMREANSQMDFDLDLAVQQDAQNPVYYVQYARARICSIFKALAAEGILPRGCTDEELALLTEPEEIELIRHLSSFTGEIVAAAQDYDPARITRYVITLATLFHKFYNACRVKGENEGLTAARMYLCGAVSTVICNVLSMFKISAPESM, from the coding sequence ATGTCAAAAATAGTGTTGCAGGCGACCAGTGAACTGAAAAGCGCCATTCTCCGCGCGGTGGAAAAGGCACAGGCCGCCGGCGGTCTGCCCCAGGGGGAAACGCCCCCTTTTTCCATTGAGGTGCCCGCCGACCGCAGCCACGGCGACTGGGCGACCAACGCGGCCATGGTGTCCGCCAAGGCGTTCCGTTTGGCCCCGAGGAAAATCGCGCAGCTGATCACGGAGCATATCGCGCTGGACGGCACATTTTTTGACCGTTTTGAAATCGCGGGTCCCGGATTTATCAATTTCTTTCTGAATCAGCGCTTTTATTCGGAGGTTCTGAAGGATATTACGCAGAGCGGCGCTTCTTACGGCCGCAGCGATTTTGGCAAAAAGGAAAAAATCATGGTCGAGTTCGTTTCCGCGAATCCGACCGGCCCCATGCATATGGGCAATGCGCGCGGCGGCGCGCTGGGCGACTGCCTTGCGGCGGTCCTCGACGCCGCCGGCTACGACGTATGGCGCGAATTCTACGTAAACGACGCGGGAAACCAGATCGAAAAATTCGGCGCTTCCCTTGCCGCGCGCTACCTGCAGCTTTTTCAGGGCGAGGACGCCGTCGAATTTCCGGAGGACGGATACCACGGAGACGACATCCGCGAAAGGGCCGCCGAATTCGCGAAAGAGCACGGCGACAGCTATGTTGGCGCCGGCCCCAAGGAGCTGAAAAAGGCTCTGGTGGATTTTGCGCTTCCGAAAAATATCGCCAAGATGCAGGCCGACCTGAAAAAATACGGGATCGTTTACGACGAGTGGTTCCTGGAAAGCCGCCTGCACAACGACGGCGAGCTGGAGGAAACGATTCAGATTCTGAAGGAAAAGGGCCTGACCTACGATAAGGACGGCGCCCTCTGGTACCGCGCGACGAATTTCGGCGTGGAAAAGGACGAGGTTCTGGTCCGGCAGAACGGAAATCCAACCTATTTCGCGGCGGATATCGCCTATCATAGAAACAAATTCGCAAAGCGCGGCTTTGACCGCTGCATCGACGTCTGGGGCGCCGACCACCACGGCCACGTGGCGAGAATGAAGGGAGCCATGGACGCGGTCGGGCTGGACGGAAGCAAGCTAAACGTCGTGCTGATTCAGCTGGTAAGACTCGTAAAGGGCGGGGAAGTCGTGCGCATGAGCAAGCGTACCGGCAAAGCGATTCAGCTGGCCGATCTGCTCGACGAGGTGCCGGTGGACGCCGCAAGGTTCTATTTCAACATGAGGGAAGCCAATTCCCAGATGGATTTCGACCTTGATCTGGCCGTTCAGCAGGACGCGCAGAACCCGGTTTATTACGTGCAGTACGCCAGGGCGAGAATCTGCAGTATCTTCAAGGCGCTCGCCGCCGAGGGAATCCTTCCGCGCGGCTGCACCGACGAGGAGCTCGCGCTTTTGACCGAACCCGAGGAAATTGAGCTGATCCGGCATCTTTCCTCCTTCACCGGGGAAATTGTGGCGGCGGCGCAGGACTACGATCCCGCCAGAATCACCCGGTACGTCATTACGCTGGCTACACTCTTCCATAAATTCTATAACGCATGCCGTGTAAAAGGCGAAAACGAAGGTCTGACCGCCGCCAGGATGTACCTGTGCGGCGCGGTTTCCACTGTGATCTGCAACGTGCTTTCCATGTTTAAGATTTCGGCGCCGGAGAGCATGTAA
- the leuB gene encoding 3-isopropylmalate dehydrogenase: MKSYQIVLLKGDGIGPEIVTQAVKVLNRAAGRFGFTVSYDEALLGGCAIDAAGVPLPPETIEKCKAADSTLLGAVGGPKWDTVPGNLRPEAGLLGIRGALGLFANLRPARIFEQLRGASPLKAEIIGDDLDIMVVRELTGGIYFGERGRRTVNGFEAAYDTEMYSVPEIERIARVAFRMAQKRGGRLCSVDKANVLESSRLWRATVERIGKEEYPDIELSNLYVDNCAMQLVRNPKQFDVIVTSNIFGDILSDEASMISGSIGMLASASLSEGKSGLYEPIHGSAPDIAGTGKANPLATILSAAMMLRYSLDEPQAAQAIEDAVSEVLKTARTPDIYTEGMRQVTCEEMGDLVCGLL, encoded by the coding sequence ATGAAAAGCTATCAAATCGTCCTGCTGAAAGGCGACGGGATCGGCCCGGAGATCGTAACCCAGGCCGTGAAGGTGTTGAACCGCGCCGCCGGCCGGTTCGGATTTACCGTTTCCTATGACGAAGCGCTTCTGGGCGGCTGTGCGATCGACGCGGCCGGGGTGCCGCTTCCGCCGGAAACGATTGAAAAATGCAAAGCCGCCGATTCCACGCTGCTCGGCGCGGTCGGCGGCCCCAAATGGGACACGGTGCCAGGCAATCTGAGGCCGGAGGCGGGCTTGCTGGGCATTCGCGGCGCGCTTGGGCTTTTCGCCAATCTGCGCCCCGCCAGGATTTTTGAACAGCTGCGCGGGGCATCCCCCCTGAAAGCGGAGATCATCGGCGACGATCTGGATATCATGGTGGTGCGGGAGCTGACCGGGGGCATTTATTTCGGCGAGCGGGGCCGCAGGACGGTCAATGGCTTCGAGGCCGCGTACGACACCGAAATGTACTCCGTTCCGGAAATTGAGCGTATTGCGCGCGTGGCCTTCCGCATGGCGCAAAAGCGCGGCGGCAGGCTTTGTAGCGTAGACAAGGCCAATGTGCTGGAATCCTCCAGATTGTGGCGCGCAACGGTTGAAAGAATCGGGAAAGAAGAGTATCCTGATATAGAGCTGTCCAATCTGTATGTGGACAACTGCGCCATGCAGCTTGTCCGCAACCCGAAGCAGTTCGATGTGATCGTCACTTCCAACATCTTCGGCGATATCCTTTCCGACGAAGCGTCCATGATCAGCGGCTCCATCGGGATGCTGGCCTCCGCCAGCCTGAGCGAAGGAAAATCCGGCCTGTATGAGCCCATCCACGGCTCCGCGCCGGACATTGCCGGGACGGGAAAGGCCAACCCGCTGGCGACCATTCTTTCCGCCGCAATGATGCTTCGCTATTCGCTGGACGAACCGCAGGCGGCGCAGGCAATCGAGGACGCCGTGTCCGAAGTGCTGAAAACGGCCCGTACGCCGGACATCTATACGGAAGGGATGCGGCAGGTCACCTGTGAGGAAATGGGCGATCTGGTCTGCGGGCTGCTGTAA
- a CDS encoding D-alanine--D-alanine ligase family protein: MNKKRIAVIFGGSSSEHEVSCISAASVINNLPKEKYEIVCLGITKDGRWYLFSGSPEEIADGRWERDPLNQPAFIAPDRSIRGIVVDGKMGFDVIKVDCVFPVLHGKNGEDGTIQGLLQLSGIPFVGCRALASAVCMDKAVTHTLLTAAGIHQAKYLWFYTDKYKTGAEKIKRKIDARLGYPIFVKPANAGSSVGVSKVSSEAGLDEAVKKAAREDDKIVVEEAIVGQEVECAVLGNAEPEASVVGEIAASAEFYDYDDKYKSGTSQLYIPAHLDEAVMEEIRSTARRAYYMLGCTGLSRVDFFVRDGKEVILNELNTLPGFTSISMYPKLWEASGVPYGELLDRLVSLSFEIRTQY; encoded by the coding sequence ATGAATAAAAAGAGGATCGCCGTCATTTTCGGCGGCAGCTCATCCGAACACGAAGTATCTTGCATTTCTGCGGCATCGGTCATCAACAACCTGCCGAAAGAGAAATATGAAATCGTCTGTCTGGGCATTACGAAGGACGGACGCTGGTATCTGTTCAGCGGCTCCCCGGAGGAAATCGCCGACGGGCGCTGGGAGCGCGACCCGCTCAACCAACCCGCGTTTATCGCCCCCGACAGAAGCATCCGCGGAATCGTGGTAGACGGGAAAATGGGGTTTGACGTGATCAAGGTGGACTGCGTGTTCCCCGTCCTGCACGGCAAAAACGGAGAGGACGGCACCATACAGGGGCTTCTGCAGCTGAGCGGGATTCCGTTCGTCGGCTGCCGCGCGCTTGCTTCCGCCGTGTGCATGGATAAGGCGGTCACCCACACGCTGCTAACCGCGGCGGGCATCCATCAGGCAAAATATCTTTGGTTCTATACGGACAAATACAAAACCGGCGCTGAGAAAATCAAGCGGAAGATCGACGCAAGGCTTGGATATCCCATCTTCGTGAAACCGGCAAACGCGGGTTCCTCCGTGGGAGTCAGCAAGGTAAGCAGCGAGGCCGGGCTTGACGAAGCGGTGAAAAAAGCGGCGCGCGAGGACGACAAGATCGTTGTGGAAGAGGCCATTGTGGGCCAGGAGGTCGAGTGCGCGGTACTGGGCAACGCGGAGCCGGAGGCTTCCGTTGTCGGTGAAATCGCGGCTTCCGCTGAATTTTACGACTACGACGACAAATATAAATCCGGAACGTCCCAGCTCTATATCCCCGCGCATCTCGACGAGGCGGTGATGGAAGAAATCCGTTCCACCGCCCGCAGGGCTTACTATATGCTGGGCTGCACCGGCCTTTCCCGCGTGGACTTTTTCGTACGAGACGGCAAAGAGGTCATTCTGAACGAACTGAACACCCTGCCGGGCTTCACTTCCATCAGCATGTACCCGAAGCTGTGGGAGGCTTCCGGCGTCCCTTACGGCGAGCTGCTCGACAGGCTGGTGTCTCTTTCCTTTGAAATCCGGACACAATATTAA
- the rsmA gene encoding 16S rRNA (adenine(1518)-N(6)/adenine(1519)-N(6))-dimethyltransferase RsmA: MDLSDIRVIKNILARHGFHFSKSLGQNFLINPEICPRMAAECGAQKGVGVLEIGPGVGVLTAELAKRADKVVSVELDKRLLPVLDDTLSGYRNIKIVNEDILKADLRKLIETEFPVGETAVCANLPYYITSPVIMRLLEERLPIRSVTVMVQKEAAERLCALPGTRSCGAVSAAVRYFAEPEVLFEVNRDNFFPPPNVDSAVIHLKIRKEPPVKINREKDFFALVKAAFGQRRKTVLNSVAAGLSLDRAVVVAALERAGIVPNARAEQLSMEQLAALSNEVFL; this comes from the coding sequence ATGGATTTATCGGATATCAGAGTCATTAAAAATATACTGGCGCGTCACGGCTTCCACTTTTCCAAATCGCTGGGGCAGAATTTTCTGATCAACCCGGAAATTTGCCCGCGCATGGCGGCCGAGTGCGGCGCGCAAAAGGGAGTCGGCGTGCTGGAAATCGGGCCGGGCGTGGGGGTGCTGACCGCGGAGCTCGCCAAGCGGGCGGACAAGGTGGTTTCCGTAGAGCTGGACAAAAGACTGCTGCCGGTTCTGGACGACACGCTTTCCGGGTACCGCAATATCAAAATCGTGAATGAAGATATTTTAAAGGCCGATCTCAGGAAGCTGATCGAAACCGAGTTCCCCGTCGGGGAAACGGCCGTTTGCGCCAATTTGCCTTACTATATCACTTCGCCGGTCATTATGCGGCTTCTGGAAGAACGGCTGCCGATCCGCTCCGTGACGGTCATGGTGCAGAAGGAAGCGGCGGAACGCCTCTGCGCCCTGCCGGGAACCCGTTCCTGCGGCGCGGTGAGCGCGGCGGTGCGTTACTTTGCCGAGCCGGAGGTCCTTTTTGAAGTGAACCGGGACAACTTTTTTCCGCCGCCAAACGTCGATTCGGCGGTCATCCATCTGAAAATCCGCAAAGAGCCGCCGGTAAAAATCAACAGGGAAAAGGACTTCTTCGCCCTTGTCAAGGCGGCTTTCGGCCAGCGGCGCAAAACGGTGCTCAATTCCGTCGCCGCCGGGCTTTCGCTGGACAGGGCAGTGGTAGTCGCGGCGCTGGAAAGGGCGGGAATTGTCCCGAACGCGCGCGCGGAACAGCTTTCCATGGAGCAGCTCGCGGCGCTGTCCAACGAAGTATTTTTGTAA
- the murI gene encoding glutamate racemase, translating to MDNRPIGVFDSGLGGLTAVKELLHIMPHENIIYFGDTGRVPYGSRSRETIMKYAGQDMAFLESKNVKMIVAACGTVSSVAPGIGEKLTLPYTGVLKPAAAAAGKATRNGKVGVIATTATIRSGSYRRELAAINPEIEVFDRDCPLFVPLVESGWIAEDEQVTRLVAQRYLTPLREAGIDTLIMGCTHYPIIRHIISEVMGSGVTLIDSGRETAAYCSALLRKQGLLCDRSADGDCSFYVSDRMEGFSQIAGIFLGKDIKREVSHVDIDLY from the coding sequence ATGGACAACAGACCGATCGGCGTCTTTGACTCCGGGCTGGGCGGGCTGACCGCCGTAAAAGAGCTCTTGCACATCATGCCGCACGAAAACATTATTTATTTCGGCGACACCGGCCGCGTTCCCTACGGATCGCGAAGCCGCGAAACGATTATGAAATACGCCGGACAGGATATGGCGTTTCTGGAATCCAAAAATGTGAAAATGATTGTCGCCGCATGCGGCACCGTCAGTTCGGTTGCACCCGGAATCGGCGAAAAGCTGACCCTTCCCTACACCGGCGTGCTGAAACCGGCCGCGGCCGCGGCCGGGAAAGCCACCAGAAATGGGAAGGTCGGCGTCATCGCCACCACGGCGACCATCCGCAGCGGTTCGTACCGCCGCGAGCTTGCGGCCATCAACCCCGAAATCGAAGTTTTCGACCGCGACTGCCCGTTGTTCGTCCCGCTGGTGGAAAGCGGGTGGATCGCCGAAGACGAGCAGGTTACGCGTCTGGTCGCGCAGCGCTACCTGACCCCGCTGAGGGAAGCCGGAATCGACACCCTGATTATGGGCTGTACGCATTATCCGATTATCCGGCATATCATTTCCGAAGTCATGGGCAGCGGCGTGACCCTGATAGACAGCGGACGGGAAACCGCCGCTTACTGCTCCGCCCTGCTGAGGAAACAGGGGCTTCTCTGCGACAGAAGCGCGGACGGCGACTGCTCGTTCTACGTCAGCGACCGGATGGAAGGCTTTTCCCAGATCGCGGGTATCTTTCTCGGGAAAGATATCAAACGCGAGGTCAGCCATGTGGATATTGATCTCTATTAA